Proteins encoded within one genomic window of Aspergillus nidulans FGSC A4 chromosome VII:
- a CDS encoding uncharacterized protein (transcript_id=CADANIAT00008284) — protein MASEANQRCWNEAIESFLKESAKDPGKRRLVRDSHACTPDNLVMTVQHQLTSRMTVGTWNARLRRFIDVMTPYCAAVDAIVQHEPHNTALVWGSIRVIIQVIVAQQETSEEINDAFEFIKYQIDNYHKYLDLFPDELFEVTKLIYTRTFEYILRVCAWVELRPAARFLRAAFSSFRQRLTKIRHSIREWERIQRQIYEVALETQNRESQAVMERATKKVNDQYVFIHFFRNHGDSRLGLASNFALSLISKALGMADIIDNPGAENVIAGITPLMNMPSSKCQLQQLLSILDQLLDLLPTVTLLVDALDECCDIQGPGGDLISDFLRRAGTRTDRRVILFCRSHHYAFTGSLGTGYDIIMDENAISGDIRAFITTEIGKAGLGSLREMVLQKATKESQGMFLWARLMIQHVAAGRNLKACRRLVDEFPPALFHVYERALAQSAESFSADDHDLRYDVLLFLLGAQENPTAAEISTALALSPDTHQLDSELKLIDAETRIARVCWPLIEFTSDRRIQFIHGTVNEFLLSGQYRPRRPQVDHAPFPLSLEDSHQALARRTLQCLSQKPYQTWQHSARLLHKHLLPQELEAMMETDSTVNEPNDFYEYSCRHWQDHLTQLAEPGPIILELLSKFLRENAFVAWSEAMADLLKLSTPTAQVSVRATLQQWHSAKLKPILRPSVPLEDYFLVAHQGLRDELEKRARSAILPYLPLVRLGDFYNVGGETIAEWELGYKFKKEVVAGYETVLGKRNRFTLSARTSMYQEYLWKMQMDEAREGLQDVAKLQLESVGTELPDYYITLYYLGAVEFHLTLFEAARQTLETSANGLKRLLGEVNSKAIQAELFIGYALEAQGHLGSAATLYNDIWHKWTAIAGKTNGIALMTQTAQGSAYRKQGQFDEAKDLLERSWTERKLLFTIGNNVTVDSGIQLAILWRDLGDNASAIDTIGEVVTSGIFPGDFERACQLDHLRALIDFDSGRYLDGKCRLLRRLGQAGNGDQHHNNRELLWIRITLADVMRSHGEGDDTLILFSDLVTPLSLPDELDDEPEPPQQLELAEKALRYLKSYNQAAATKLLQSHGLKWRRPRDFWILQGGPIADTARMAPPRNAPVGDLGSGIYVKVSSF, from the exons ATGGCGTCCGAAGCTAACCAGAGGTGCTGGAATGAGGCAATCGAG TCCTTCTTAAAAGAGTCGGCCAAGGATCCTGGCAAACGCCGTCTTGTTCGCGATTCTCACGCCTGCACACCGGACAATCTCGTGATGACGGTGCAGCATCAGCTGACAAGTCGGATGACTGTTGGGACGTGGAATGCAAGGCTGCGCCGATTTATCGATGTAATGACTCCCTACTGTGCCGCTGTTGATGCCATTGTTCAACATGAGCCGCATAATACTGCCCTGGTCTGGGGCTCGATAAGAGTTATCATTCAG GTCATCGTCGCGCAGCAAGAGACTTCCGAAGAGATCAACGACGCCTTCGAATTTATAAAATATCAGATCGATAATTACCACAAATATCTCGATCTGTTCCCAGACGAGCTTTTCGAGGTCACAAAGCTGATTTATACCCGCACTTTTGAGTATATCTTGCGAGTATGTGCGTGGGTGGAGCTtcgtccagctgctcgaTTCCTGAGAGCGgccttcagctccttccGACAGAGACTCACAAAAATTCGTCATTCGATCAGGGAATGGGAACGCATCCAACGGCAGATTTATGAGGTTGCATTAGAGACAC AGAATAGGGAGAGCCAGGCAG TAATGGAGCGAGCCACGAAAAAAG TAAACGATCAGTACGTCTTCATCCACTTTTTCCGCAACCATGGGGACTCGCGATTGGGGCTGGCGTCCAACTTCGCTTTGTCTCTGATCTCCAAGGCCCTGGGAATGGCCGATATTATCGATAACCCGGGGGCTGAAAACGTAATAGCCGGTATCACTCCGCTTATGAACATGCCATCGAGTAAATGCCAACTGCAGCAGCTCTTGTCAATCCTGGATCAGTTGCTAGACCTGCTGCCTACAGTCACTCTGCTCGTTGATGCACTGGATGAATGTTGCGATATCCAGGGTCCAGGCGGGGATCTCATCTCAGACTTTCTCCGTCGCGCCGGTACGCGGACGGACCGTCGGGTAATCTTGTTCTGTCGCAGTCATCATTATGCCTTCACCGGATCGCTGGGAACCGGCTATGATATAATTATGGATGAAAATGCCATCTCGGGGGACATTCGCGCCTTCATAACGACGGAAATCGGGAAGGCCGGGCTCGGGTCTCTACGGGAGATGGTCTTGCAGAAAGCCACAAAGGAGAGTCAAGGAATGTTTCTCTGGGCTAGGCTGATGATCCAACATGTCGCAGCAGGGCGTAACCTCAAAGCATGCAGGAGATTGGTTGACGAGTTTCCTCCAGCGCTGTTCCATGTTTACGAGAGAGCACTCGCGCAGTCGGCAGAAAGCTTCAGCGCAGACGACCACGACCTGCGGTATGAtgtcctcctctttctgcttgGAGCCCAGGAGAATCCCACAGCTGCCGAGATTTCCACGGCTCTGGCGCTCTCCCCCGACACGCATCAGCTCGACAGTGAATTGAAACTGATCGATGCGGAGACACGGATTGCTCGAGTATGTTGGCCACTGATTGAGTTCACTTCCGATCGCCGGATCCAGTTCATCCACGGGACAGTGAATGAATTCTTGCTCTCAGGCCAGTATCGCCCTCGTCGGCCCCAGGTGGACCATGCTCCCTTCCCGCTCTCTTTGGAAGACTCCCACCAAGCACTGGCACGTCGGACCTTGCAGTGTTTGTCCCAAAAGCCGTATCAGACTTGGCAGCATTCCGCGAGACTGCTCCATAAACACCTCTTACCACAAGAGCTCGAGGCCATGATGGAGACGGACAGCACTGTCAACGAGCCAAATGACTTCTATGAGTATTCTTGCCGTCACTGGCAGGATCACCTTACGCAACTGGCCGAACCAGGCCCCATTATCCTCGAGCTGCTGTCCAAATTCCTCAGGGAAAACGCGTTCGTCGCGTGGTCTGAGGCGATGGCCGATTTGCTGAAATTGAGCACCCCAACTGCTCAGGTCTCTGTGCGCGCGACGCTCCAACAATGGCACTCGGCGAAGCTGAAGCCTATTCTGAGACCTAGTGTTCCCTTGGAAGACTACTTTTTAGTGGCTCACCAAGGGCTGAGAGATGAGCTGGAAAAACGGGCGCGCAGCGCTATACTACCTTATCTCCCATTAGTTCGTCTCGGCGATTTTTACAACGTAGGGGGGGAAACTATTGCGGAGTGGGAGTTAGGGTACAAATTCAAGAAGGAGGTGGTTGCTGGATACGAAACCGTTCTAGGCAAACGCAATCGGTTTACTCTTAGTGCAAGGACAAGTATGTATCAGGAATACCTCTGGAAGATGCAAATGGACGAAGCCAGAGAAGGTCTACAGGACGTCGCAAAGCTGCAACTTGAGTCGGTGGGAACAGAGCTTCCGGACTACTATATCACCCTCTACTATCTGGGTGCGGTCGAGTTCCACCTTACCCTGTTCGAGGCCGCCCGTCAAACACTAGAAACATCTGCCAACGGTCTCAAACGACTCTTAGGTGAGGTCAACTCGAAGGCAATCCAGGCAGAGCTTTTCATTGGATATGCGCTAGAGGCACAGGGGCACTTGGGTTCGGCTGCTACTCTTTACAACGACATCTGGCATAAGTGGACAGCCATTGCCGGCAAAACCAATGGAATTGCCCTGATGACACAAACAGCCCAGGGTTCCGCCTACAGAAAGCAGGGGCAGTTTGATGAGGCGAAAGATTTGCTTGAACGTTCCTGGACGGAGAGGAAGCTCTTGTTTACAATTGGGAATAATGTAACTGTGGATTCGGGCATTCAGCTGGCCATCCTATGGCGGGACTTGGGAGACAATGCAAGCGCCATTGATACCATTGGCGAGGTAGTAACGTCGGGCATATTTCCAGGTGACTTTGAACGTGCTTGTCAGCTTGATCATCTTCGTGCTCTGATAGATTTCGACAGCGGCCGCTACTTGGATGGTAAATGCCGCTTGCTGCGTCGCTTGGGCCAAGCAGGTAACGGCGACCAGCATCACAATAACCGAGAGCTTTTGTGGATCCGTATCACCCTCGCTGATGTTATGCGGAGTCATGGAGAAGGTGACGATACTCTGATATTGTTCTCTGACCTAGTCACGCCGTTGTCGTTGCCAGATGAGCTAGACGATGAGCCCGAACCTCCCCAGCAGCTGGAACTTGCAGAGAAGGCCCTCCGATACTTAAAGTCATACAACcaggcagcagcaacgaAACTCCTCCAAAGTCATGGGCTCAAATGGAGGCGACCCAGAGACTTCTGGATTCTTCAAGGGGGACCGATTGCGGATACCGCACGGATGGCGCCCCCTCGGAATGCGCCAG TCGGAGATCTAGGAAGCGGGATATACGTCAAAGTTTCGAGCTTTTGA
- a CDS encoding uncharacterized protein (transcript_id=CADANIAT00008285) — translation MVGRCRATPRSCFAQYANSVTVPLKLNSFGQYCPLELSGGTCHLEGSTAYNDLAGVVVPLISFIAFSLAFWWLERCATTPLLPWKSLRDKPMAYVVGLAPITAFIDMSILSLLPYYAQVSNMRAIMAIGGLGMIFTAGEILGHLLCSSIQRDRHVFISSRALSFLSLTIRDWVKLVGLVLAGFSSGLANGTSMTMIMRYTGRKGVKQDRCILYGVYHLVIAIGNLLAQSMIIWLLQRLIERNIRSSLHRELPDDIDKIVKHCLESFEYAGTLPAWLSRRVRASFLEAIKTCFGYMLVISAAGAIVSFRYGSRYPKTASETR, via the exons ATGGTTGGCAGGTGTAGGGCCACTCCACGCTCCTGTTTTGCGCAATATGCTAATTCCGTAACAGTGCCTTTAAAGTTGAATTCGTTTGGGCAGTACTGTCCTTTGGAGTTGTCTGGTGGTACTTGCCACTTAGAAGGCTCGACGGCTT ACAATGATCTCGCAGGAGTTGTGGTGCCTCTGATTTCATTCATCGCTTTTTCCCTCGCTTTTTGGTGGCTCGAAAGATGTGCTACTACTCCTCTTCTACCGTGGAAAAGCTTGCGGGATAAGCCTATGGCATATGTCGTCGGCCTGGCACCTATAACAGCTTTTATAGATATGTCA ATCCTGAGCCTTTTGCCGTACTATGCGCAGGTATCCAACATGCGCGCTATAATGGCCATCGGCGGGCTAGGTATGATATTCACGGCCGGAGAAATTCTAGGCCATTTGCTATGCTCGTCTATCCAGCGCGACCGACACGTCTTTATCAGTTCCCGGGCGCTCTCGTTTTTAAGT CTGACCATACGAGACTGGGTGAAACTGGTGGGCTTGGTTTTGGCAGGCTTCAGCTCTGGGCTCGCAAACGGTACCTCTATGACAATGATTATGCGGTACACAGGCCGCAAAGGAGTAAAGCAAG ATCGATGTATCTTGTACGGCGTATATCATCTGGTTATTGCCATCGGAAATCTGCTTGCGCAATCTATGATTATATGGCTACTTCAGCGTCTCATAGAACGCAATATCCGATCAAGCCTACATCGTGAACTTCCGGACGACATCGACAAG ATTGTCAAGCACTGTCTGGAAAGCTTTGAGTATGCTGGCACACTTCCCGCCTGGCTTAGTCGTCGGGTGCGTGCGTCGTTCCTGGAAGCTATAAAAACATGCTTCG GATATATGTTAGTTATTTCAGCCGCAGGGGCCATTGTTTCGTTCCGCTACGGTTCCAGGTATCCTAAGACAGCAAGCGAAACACGCTGA
- a CDS encoding uncharacterized protein (transcript_id=CADANIAT00008286) produces MKKASDERRAFLLLYKVDCILAVMPCNVDITTQEILKLAEEADPSGIRTMGVLTKPDFATEKATQDVAMDLLLGRRNVLKLGYHVVKNRSADDHNSTLPARLADERAFFAARPWSSIPDRCGITALQTRLRELLTLISRKELSPVKLEIEGRLRKRRLELEIMGPARDDSNAQRQCLGKLAAQPNLKLITKVVKLNEVFSDTFWKRGHKQHFGATWDDDGEASYGSSTDSFPSKVPLNYFCPKPLKGPIMSLIEEVFESIRGPELGTITPGFCWPSSAEADHLPSTTTSTQNLQEKRNERMCKSLEALAVSSTDKEAYIPVKSLRSRCARISLDTLISYYEVARKRFVDIVCQQVKQYFLLETDDGPLRIFSSDLVMSLGTEELEIVAGEDAESERRRDILKREMENLEAALGILRS; encoded by the exons TATTCTCGCGGTTATGCCTTGCAACGTCGACATTACAACCCAGGAGATTCTGAAACttgcagaagaagccgatCCGAGCGGGATCAGAACAATGGGAGTCTTGACAAAACCAGACTTTGCCACCGAGAAAGCCACCCAGGATGTAGCAATGGATTTGCTTTTGGGAAGACGTAATGTTCTCAAGCTAGGATATCATGTTGTCAAGAACCGCAGTGCAGACGACCACAATTCAACACTGCCTGCCCGTCTTGCTGACGAAAGAGCATTCTTTGCTGCTCGTCCTTGGTCTAGCATCCCTGATCGTTGCGGCATTACCGCTCTACAAACTAGACTACGAGAGCTGCTGACGCTTATCTCCCGCAAAGAGCTTAGTCCTGTCAAATTGGAGATTGAAGGGCGCCTACGCAAGCGCAGGCTTGAGTTGGAAATCATGGGACCGGCCAGAGATGATTCCAATGCTCAGAGACAGTGTCTGGGAAAATTGGCTGCTC AGCCAAACTTGAAACTGATCACGAAAGTGGTTAAGCTGAACGAAGTTTTCTCCGATACTTTTTGGAAGAGAGGTCACAAGCAACATTTCGGGGCTACctgggatgatgatggtgaggcTTCATACGGGTCCAGCACTGACAGTTTTCCTTCCAAAGTTCCTCTAA ACTATTTTTGTCCCAAGCCTCTCAAGGGGCCCATCATGAGCCTGATTGAGGAGGTTTTCGAGTCTATTCGGGGGCCGGAACTTGGAACT ATCACGCCCGGTTTTTGTTGGCCATCGAGCGCGGAGGCAGACCATCTACCTTCAACCACTACTTCAACGCAAAATCTCCAGGAGAAACGTAATGAGCGCATGTGCAAGTCTCTTGAAGCGCTAGCAGTCTCATCTACGGACAAAGAAGCTTATATACCTGTCAAATCGCTCC GCAGCAGGTGTGCGAGGATATCCCTTGACACTCTGATAAGCTACTATGAGGTGGCTCGCAAGCGATTCGTTGATATAGTCTGTCAGCAAGTGAAACAATACTTCCTCCTAGAAACAGATGACGGTCCGCTCCGGATTTTCAGTTCAGATTTAGTGATGAGTCTGGGtactgaggagctggagataGTCGCTGGCGAAGATGCAGAATCAGAACGACGACGCGATATCTTGAAGCGGGAGATGGAGAATTTGGAGGCGGCTCTGGGGATTCTGCGCTCCTAA